The genomic DNA ATGTTAACTTTTTGCCTGCATTAAAATATTGGAGTTTAAGATCGATCATGGCAGAACCTATAGAATCCGATGTTATCAAAGCTGTTTGTTGCGAGATTCCTCTTGGTGAATCTGTCTTGGATGCTTATATGCTACCCAGTGGTGAAAAAAGGCTTGGTATCGAGAACGCAGGAATTGCATTAGGGTATTCAGAACGGTTCTTTTTTCAGCGAACAAAACGGGAATCTAAAGCGCTGAAAGCATTGCAGGGGATGGGTTTTTCCGGCGAACAGATTTGGTTGAAACCTATTAATATTAATGAGGATGGAGACAAAATAGAATTTGCTTTGGCCAAAACTATTAGCGTGCGTGATTTTGTCAAACTAGTGACTTATGAAGCGCTTAATAATCGCAATGCTAAAGCTATTATTTTATTAGCCTCTTTTGCTGAGACAGGTTTAGAAAAGATTTTAGAAGATGTATTTGCAGGGCGTTCAGTAGATTTTATTTTAGAAAAAATAATTCATTATAGCAAATGGACTTATGAAGAATTAGAAGAGGTTTTGCTTTATAACCGTGAAGAGGCTAAAGCTTTATACTCTTGGGGCAATCACCATTCTTTAAATGTTCCATCTTAATTATGAAGAATGTTGAATAGTTAACTAAGTTGTATATTCTATGTAGGTTACAGTTTTTGTAACAATACAATATTTGTTCTATCATCAAAAAACTTGTTGAAAGTTCCTCCTCTCATGTCAGAACTAGATAAGAAATCTCAACTTTGGGGAACGCCCCTGCAATCCGGTGTTAAACGTATATTACTGCTAGGTTCGGGAGAACTGGGCAAAGAAGTTACCATTGAAGCGATGCGGTTAGGTTTGGAAGTGGTGGCGGTTGATTCTTACGGTAATGCGCCTGCGATGCAAGTTGCCCATCGCGCCCGGATCGTTGATATGTTGGATGGAGATAAGTTGCGCTACTTGGTAGAAATGGAGAAACCGGATTTTATCGTGCCGGAAGTTGAAGCGATCGCAACTGAAACTCTAATAGAACTAGAACAAGAAGGTTGGCGAGTCATTCCGACTGCTAGGGCAACTTATCTTACCATGAATCGGGAAGGAATTCGTCGGTTAGCCGCAGAAGAATTAGGTTTGAAAACTTCTGCTTATCGCTTTGCCGATACAGAAGCAGAATATCGCGATGCGGTGAAAGAATTGGGTTTTCCTTGCGTGGTAAAACCAGTGATGAGTTCTTCTGGAAAAGGACAAAGTACTATTCGCAATGAAGATGACATTGCACCTGCTTGGGAGTATTCTCAAACTGGTGGACGTACTCATCATCAGCGAGTGATTGTGGAAGGATTCATTGAGTTTGATACGGAAATCACTTTGCTAACAGTACGATCGATCGACGGTATATCTTTTTGCCCTCCCATCGGACATATTCAAGTTAGCGGTGATTATCGAGAATCTTGGCAACCTTGTGCGTTAAATTCAGATACTCTCAATCAATGTCAAGAAATCGCGCAAAAAATTACCGAAGCGTTGGGAGGTTGGGGTATTTTTGGCGTGGAATTGTTTATTGCTGGCGATCCGAATGGCAAGCAAACTGTTTATTTCAGCGAAGTTAGCCCCCGTCCTCACGATACCGGAATGGTGACGATGATCGGCCAAAATATGTCGGAATTTGAGTTGCACGTTCGGGCAATTACGGGTTTACCGATTGGGGAGATCGAATTAATCAAGCCAAGTGCTTCGGCGGTGATTTTGGCAGAAGAAGCCGGAGAAAATCCTCATTTTACTGGCATAGAAGAAGCATTGCGAGTTCCTACTAGTAAGTTAAGGTTTTTTGGTAAACCAACTACTCGGAAAAATCGCCGGATGGGTGTTGCTTTGGCAATGGGCGATTCGGTGGAACAAGCTAGAGAAAGGGCGAAAGAATGTGCGGGAAAGGTGAAGGTTTTCTCATCGCCTGTTGAGTAAGCTACGACGCATTTAAATTAAATTATTTGCAGACCGAGGAAAATTGGTCTAATTCTCTCCCCTACTCCCCTGGGATCTGAATAAGCGATTTAAATGCGTGATACCAAATCCGGGTTAGTTACCCCCGATATCTTCTCCCTCTTTCCTCCGTGTTCTCCGCGCCTGGAGCGGTTAATTTATAAAGGGGGTTTTTCACCCGGATTTAGTATGACAGCTTATAGCTAGTAAGATGGTGCGTTACGTTATTACTAACGCACCCTACAAATAGAGAATTTAAATATTTTTACTCGCTTATCCCGTTTTTTGTTTCTCCTTCCTGTGAAGGTAAAACCTGACAATTTGAAGGAGTCATAGTAGAGGGTGTAACGGGGGAATTATGGGCGGTGAGGATAACTTTACCATCGGGAGTTTGACGCCAGCTAGTAGCTTCTAATATGTCAGATTCGGGTTTAATTGGAGAAGGCGATCGCACTTCTATTGCTGAGTTTAAAGATTGAACACCAATTAAATTGTAACGACCGAACAGCGCATCGTAGGGAATGCTGGGTAATCCACCAGAACCAACAAAAGTAAATCGATTTCCATTACGAGACTGAGTAGAACATATGTCAGTAACTACAGTATCGGAAACCACAATACCATCAGACAAATTTACGGGAGTATTTTTTACTGTATTTTGAAATGTTTGAATTTCTACGGTACCGCTTAGATCGGGTGTTCCTCCACTGGCGGTAATGTCGCTTTCATAAGTTGCGGTATTCCGAAATTGAGTACCGAAAATTCCATTAGTAAAAATAGCGATCGTACCTCCTCTAGAGGTTTGAGAATTAGCGCTGATGTCGCTATTTTCCAAAGCTACTATAGTACCTGCATTAATCGTCAGGTTTCCTCCATTACCGCTGGCAGTAGTAGAAATTAAGCTTCGATCGCGAAGTTGTAGGGAGGTAGCAACTTGCATATCTATGTTACCTCCATTGGCTGCGGCGCTAGAACCAGCAATCGTACCATTGCGATCGACTAAAATGCGATCGGCAATTAGCTGCATATTTCCAGCATTACCCGAACCTTGACTGGCAACACTGACTAACGCACCATTGGAAACGATCAATTCAGGAGTAATAATGGTCATCATGCCTGCATCTCCTGTGGGTGAAGGTAATCCTCGGAGTATCTGATAAGGATTGTTAGCTTCTGCGCCAGAACTCAACCTACTATTAATAGTCGTGTTACCAGTAATAACATTGTAATTGGGTACTAACCCGCTTACTTCAACTAACTCAGAAGTATTGACGATTAAATTCCCTGCTTTTCCACTGCCTTCGGTACTAGTTCTGATCGCACCTCCCGCTTGGATAATGACTCTGGAAGCGTTAATTGTCATGTTGCCGCCATTACCACCTGCCATCGTTACGCTACCTAAAAAGCTTCTGGTGGGAATTGGTCGATTAGTACGGCTATTTACTCCGATCGCTTCTACACTTTCTTTAGCATTGATGATAACATTGCCTCCATCAGTTGCTTCTCCAGAATTAGTTGAGACTACCAACCCGCCATTAATTATTCTGAGGTGGTTGGTTGAGATGGTAATATTACCTGGTGTTGCTTTGTGGTAGCCATTGGACAAAATACCGCTGAAGGTAAAAGCATTGATGGGAGAAGTTGCGATCGCTTCTACAAAATCGGACGCTTCTATAATGATATTTCCCCCTCTAGTTTCGGGACGATCGCTGCGGGAATTAGTGTAAATTCCTCCTCCATCACTCATCAGCAAACGCTGAGTAGAAATAATAATATCTGCACCGATTCCATTTGACTTAATTTGACTGAAGATACCACTGGAAATATTCCCGCTATTATCAGTACCAACTAATTCTACATTTTCTGATGTTCTGATGCGAATTTCTCCTTGAGATAAATTGCCTACACTTTCGATCGAAGCGAGAGAACCATCAGTCATTCTTAAGTTTCTGCCTACTAATTGAATGCCGATTTCTCGATCGCCGCTGACGTAGGCTAATGATTGATTGACAAAATCAATGTTTCCCAAATTATTCACTTGCGAATAATCTAAACTCCATCCGTTTGCCGTGGGATGAAAAAGTACCGTTCCTTGTCGAACGCTACCGATTTCAATTCTACCGTTTTCGCCACTGACGATACCGCCTTTAAAGATAACGTTTCCACCAACTAATGCGAAGGTCTTTCCTGGTTGCAATTGCAATCCTAAGTTTTCACTGTTGCTAGTTGGCAAACTAATTAAATCTTTTTCTAAGGTTAAAGAATGTTGATTGCCATTAACTTGGATCGTGCCGTTATTTGGGCGATTCCATTGCAAACCGATCGGTACGTTGATATTTAATAAAGAGGGAGTATTTGGTTGAGTAGCGCTGAAAAAGCTACCATCAGAAAATTGCAAACTATCTGCTGTCGAACTGAGAAAGGAACCGCCGATATTTAAGCGAGAATTTGGCCCAAAAATGATGCCGTTGGGATTGAGTAAAAATAGGTTAGCACTACCATTGGCACGAATCAATCCATCAATATGAGAGATGGAGTTACCGGTTACTCGGCTGAAAATATTTTGAATGCCTAAACTATTATTAAAGTAGGCACTGCTACCAGTGGGGATGGAAAATTCCTGAAAGCTGTGGAATAAATTACCGCCTGCTGTAGTTCCTCCCTCGATGAGGTTGGTATTGCCTTGTGGAATGACGATCGAATTTGTTGGCAATGTGGTATCTGGGACGATTTGTGCTGCTGTGGGACTTTGCATCAACAGCCAAATCCACCAACTTCCCAACACAGTCCACAATCGGAAAAGATACCTGTTCATGTCCACTAGGGTAGCTAGTTTAAGAAGGCTTCAAGGCAGAAAGAATATTTTTTACCTGTCTTAACTGATGAATTATTTCTGCCGTCTTCTACTAGTGTTATTTTATCTCTATTTAACCGTGAAGTTTAAGTTATAGCAATTAACGGAGCGTTTTGCCCGTGTTTATTGATATTTCTGCTTAAATATTAAACTGGGCAGCAGCGATCGCGATCGCTTTTGGTAAGATTTTATGTTCCTGCACTTGAATGCGATCGTGCAATGTTTCTGGGGTGTCATCTGGTAAGATTGGCACGGCGGCTTGCATCAAAATTGGGCCACTATCTACTTCTGGCACGACTAAATGAACGGTACAGCCAGTAATTTTTACACCCGCTTCTAAAGCTTGTTCCACTCCTCTAATCCCTTTGAAACTCGGTAACAAGCTGGGATGAATGTTTATTAATCGATTGGGAAAAGCATCTATTAAAACTGGAGTAATGATTCGCATCCAACCTGCCATAATCACCAATTCCACATCAAATTGTTGGAAAGTTTCGACGATTTTGGCATCTAAATATTCTCTTTTTTGATATTCTCGATGGTTGAGAAGGATGGCAGGAACTCCCCAGCGTTTTGCTCTTTCTACTACTTTCGCGTCAGGGTTATTGTAAATTACTACTTGGATTTTGGCATTCAGTTCTTGATTTGCGATCGCTTGAGCAATTGCCTCAAAGTTGCTACCATTTCCAGACGCCATGATGCCCAATTTTACGGGAACGCCTGTCATTGAATCTGAAGGAGAGACAGGAGGAGAAATCAGACAGGGAGTAGAATCAACTGAGAGGGAATTAGCCGTCATGACACCTGGGAGGTAACTTTGTTAAAGCCAAAAATATATCATAAATCTTGGTTAGACAATGATGCGATCGCTGCCGGAATATTTTTAGCACCAGCACTTATTTTACTAGGATTATTCGTAATTTGGCCAATTGCTTACCTGTTTTACCTGAGTTTTACTACTGGTAACTTTACCCAAGCCGATACTCGCTTAGTCGGTTTGCGAAATTACTGGCGCTTATTATACACTCCCGACTTTTGGCAAGTACTGGGTAACACTATTTATTTTACACTAGCTACCGTTATTCCTAGTCTAATAATTCCCTTAGGACTTGCCGTATTATTAAATCGCAACTTGCAATGGCGGGGATTATTGAGAACTGCTTATTTTATTCCTTCTATCACTTCCTTAGTAGCAGTAGGTTTAGGCTTTCGTTGGTTATTTCAAACTGAAGGCCCAGTAAATGCCTTGCTGAATGCGATCGGCATTCCCTCAATTGCTTGGTTATCTAGTACCATTTGGGCAATGCCTGTTTTAATTTTGTTAAGTATTTGGAAACAAATTGGTTTTAATATGGTGGTATTTTTGGCAGGTTTGCAAGCAATTCCCCAACAACGTTACGAAGCAGCAGAATTAGATGGGGCGAATTCTTGGCAACAATTTTGGCATATTACTTTACCCGGTTTAAGACCTACTTTAGTATTTGCTGCGGTTACCACGGCAATTTTTACTTTACGCAGTTTCGAGCAAGTTTACGTAATTACTGGTGGTGGGCCTTTAAATTCTACTAACTTGCTGGTTTACTATATTTATTATCAAGCATTTAGCCAATTCGATTTTGGTTATGCGGCGGCGGCGGCTACTATTTTATTAGTAGTAGCTTTATGTTTAGTTTATTTGCAATTGCGAACTTGGAGAGAAGAGAATTGAAGGGGCAAGTTTCAAAAGTTATTTGTCTATAGAAACCCGGTTTCTTGAAGAAACCGGGTTTCTGGATACCACATTCATTTGGAAAGGTTAAAAAGAACTGATTTTCGGATGAAAATTCCGCAACCGCAAAGCATTTGTTACCACAGAAACGGAACTAAAAGCCATTGCCGCCCCTGCGATAATTGGATTGAGTAACCAACCAAAAATCGGGAACAAAATACCAGCCGCGATCGGAATTCCAGCTACGTTATAAATGAAAGCAAAGAAAAGATTTTGGCGAATGTTTTGCATGGTGGCGCGACTGAGTTGAATTGCGGTGACGATACTTTGCAAATCGCCTGAAATTAGGGTGATGTCGCTAGCTGCGATCGCCACATCCGTACCAGTACCGATCGCAATTCCCACATCCGCTTGGGCTAATGCCGGCGCATCGTTAATTCCATCACCCACCATTGCCACAACTGATTTGCGATGTTCCATTTGGAGAGATTTGATGACAGCGGCTTTTCCGTCTGGCTTGATTTCTGCAAAGACTCGCTGAATGCCTACTTGATTTGCGATCGCTTCTGCGGTTTTTTGATTATCACCAGTTAGCATGATCACATTTATCCCTAACTTTTGCAATGCTTTCACCGCACTAGCTGAGGATGCTTTGAGAGTATCGGCAATTCCCACTAATCCCTGTACTTCCCCATCTACAGCAATCCAAACTACAGTTTTTCCATCAGCTTCCCATTGTCTCTGATAATCTCGTAAAGGTACATCAATATTTTCAAGATCGATATTTAGTTGTTCCATCCAACGATGAGTACCGATTTGCACCAACTTTTCCGATACTAAACCTTGCACACCACTACCAGCAATGGCAGAAAATTTATCAACTTCTGGGAGGGGAAAACTCACTTGTTGATTTTTGGCATAATTAACGATTGCTTCTCCCAAAGGATGTTCCGAATAACGTTCTACCGCCGCCGCTAATCGTAACAATTTAATTTCATTACTGTGGGATGTTCCCAAAACCGTTATGTAGTCGGTAACTGTTGGTTTACCTTCGGTGAGAGTTCCGGTTTTATCTAATACGATGGTTTGGATTTTATGGGCGAGTTCCAAACTATCAGCACCTTTAATTAAAATGCCGTTTTCTGCACCTTTGCCAGTTCCCACCATCACCGATGTAGGGGTAGCTAAACCTAAAGCGCAAGGACAAGCGATAATCAAAACTCCGACAGTAGTGATTAAAGCGAGGGTGAGATTACCCATGATATCAAACCAAATGACGAAAGTTGCGATCGCGATCGCGATTACCACAGGTACGAACCACCCAGTTACTCGATCTGCTAATCTTTGAATAGGTGCTTTAGAACCCTGCGCTTGTTGCACGAGATTAACGATTTGCGCCAAAACAGTATCTTTCCCAACTCTCGAAGCGCGGAATTTAAAACTACCAGTCTTATTAATCGTCGCACCAATTACTTCGTCTCCAGCTTGCTTCGTGACTGGCAAACTTTCACCCGTTACCATCGCTTCATCTACCGCCGAACTCCCTTCAATTACTTCTCCATCTACCGGAATTTTTTCACCGGGACGTACTACGATTACATCGCCAACTACCACTTCTTGAATCGGAATATCAATTTCTTGTTTGTTGCGAATTACTCGCGCCGTTTTTGCTTGCAATCCCATCAATTTACGAATCGCTTCCGAAGTTTGTCCCCTAGCGCGATTTTCTAGCAAACGCCCCAACAAAATCAACGTAATTACGACTGCTGCCGTTTCATAATAAACATGAGGCTGTAAAGCAGGTTCTTCTGGCTGTACGAACAATTCCGGTAAAATTGTAGCGATTAACGAATATAAATAAGCTGCACCAGTTCCCAATGCAATTAGCGTATTCATATCCGCAGCTTGACGTTTCAGCGCTTTCCAAGCCCCGACAAAAAATGATTTCCCGCACCAAAACATTACTGGCGTTGTTAATATCAACTGTACCCAAGAGTTATGCAACCATCCTGGGATGAATGGAATATGTAATCCAGTCATGGCTGGAATAGAACCAACTACCAGTATGATGCTAATAACTGCGCCAAATATCACTTTGCGCTGTAAACTTTGCTGTTCTTTGAAACGGATCGATCGTTCGGCATCATCTTCTCCCGTTCCCATTTCTTGCAACGGTTTTGCCGTATAACCAGCATCAGCTACCGCTTGCTGAATTTGCTCTAAATTCGTTCTTTGGGGATGATATTCTACTGTTGCTTGTTCCATGCCAAAGTTAACACTACAGTTATCAACTCCTGGCACGGATTTGATTGCTTGTTCGATGTTGGATGCACAAGCAGCGCAACTCATTCCCTGTAATTTAAGGTAGTCTCGTTTCATGGGTTTTTACTTCAAAAAATGACAAATTAAAACGAGGAATATCGCTATTTAACTACTGCGCTTTAACAATTCCCCGAAACATATTCATGCCACAAGTAAATTGATATTCTCCGGGTGTTTGGGGAGTGAATTCAACAATTGTTTCTTGATTGAGTGGTAGGTTGGCAGCAATATGAAAATCCGGCAACAAAACCTTTTCTAAGCAACTGCTAGAATCTTGACGAAAGAATTTTAACTTTACTGGTTGTCCGGCTTGTACCAAAACCTGACTTGGTTCGTAACCGCCGTTAACTTGGATGGTAATTTCTTGATTTCCTTCTCGTGTTTCGGCTGATTTAGTGGCTTTTTTACTAAAAATAAACCACCATAATTCCAAGCTAATTAAACCTAATCCACCTAAAGTGACGAAGACTTTTAATGGCAGCGGTTGCTCGACTTTACGAAACCGATTTGTTTGGCTAACTGGCATTTCCATTGCTGTCAGATTGGGATTGATGCCTAAAACTAATGCTAACCCAATAATGCTACTCCAGATTTTTGGTTTGATTTGCATAAATTAAGCTACCTTTTGCGAAGTTTTACCCCTATCTTGGGATTGAAATACGATATTGCTATCATTGGCTGCTAATCCATGAACTTGATTATTCTGTTGTCCGTTAGTAATGGAAGAAATGGTAACAACAAGATTTGACTTTTTTGGTGAAGTCTGAGATACTGAATTCACAGAAACGGTTAAGATCTGATTAGCGTGATTTGACTGAGTTGACGATCTGCCAATCGAAACTAAGCCGATCGTGCGATAGCTGTCTGTCTGTAAATCATTCGATTCGTCAACAAAATTTACCTAGAAAATTAGAAAAGAAGTTATACCTCACCTCCTTTTTGATTGTTAATTTTTAGGTTTTTATCGATCAGGCAACTGGATAACCTGCGGATGCGATCGCATCTCTCACGGCTGTCTCTGGTTGGATGGTTTCTACGCTGACGAGTTTGCTTTTCGGATCGGTTTGTACTTCGGCGTTGGGGTCGATTTTCTTGATCGCTTTGGTAATAGTGTCTCCACACGCAGAACAAGCCATGCTGGGAACATTCAGTTGTAATTTCATGCCTTTCTCCGATCTTTTGATTGCTATTTTTGCGTTCGTAGTGAGGACTTCAGTCCTCTCTTAGCCAAGGAATCAGGACTAAAGTCCTTACTACAAACATTATGGTATTAACGAACAGATGAGAGAGGTAATCGGTTGGGATTATTCATTCCTCTCATATGCCCATGATGATTACCCATCATTCCTGTTGCACCAAACCAACTTTGTAACCAACTTTGCATTTGATGAATTTCATTACGTTGACTAACGCTAATGCTTTCTGCTAGTTGATTTACTTCATCGTGTTTAGCTAAATTACGCATCAACAATTGATGAGACATCATGATTGCACCCATGTGGTGCATTCGCATATCTTCTAAAAATGCTCGATCTAATTCATCTCCTTTTAAATTAGTTAAATCTCGCATCATCGGCATATAATGTGCCTGTTTCTTCTGATTGGGATACCACCGATCCAGCCATGCTTGCATTTGTTGAATTTCGGCACTCTGAACGCGGATGATATCATCGGCAAATTTTCTCATTTCCGGGCGATTGGTGCCTGCTTTGAGCAATTTGGCGGTGGCGATCGCTTCCTCGTGATGAGGTATCATTTTCTGGAGGTAATCGGGTTCGTTCTGGGGACGCATCGATGCCATCATCCCCATTCCCATTCCCATTCCCATTCCACCGCTCGATCGCAGACAACCCATTTGGTTGGTAGAATTGGCAGAACTACCATCCTTTGCTGGAATTGCCCAGCTTGCAGAGGTGAAATAGCCAGCAGCTAATGTGGCTGCTGCACCGATACCAGCACTAGCAAGGGCAATTAATAAACCTTTTTTCGCTAACATTTTTTACCTCCCAAAACCATATATGAGGTTTTGAGGAACTTATGCTATTACTTTAAACCCTCCAGTCAACTGGAGAGTCAATAGTAATGGAAAGAATTAATATTTTTTTAGTAAGGAATGGGATATGGGGCGTAGGGTATGGGGTATGAGCTCAGTTGCATGAAGTACCCCCCTCCAAACCAGGGCTAATTCATGGTTATCAAAGAAAATTAAACCGATGGGGGGATGGGGAGATGGGGGGAAAGAGAGTTCAATGATTTTTCCTTTGTTTGCATCATCTCTCCTTCGCAAATCAATTTCTCTGTTTACAATGAATTAGCCCTGCCCTCCAAACGGAGTTTATTGAATAAACTCTGTTTGGAGTAGTGCCACACTCTCCTGACAACTGCTGTCAATATACTTTTCTTCCCACGCTCGTCGCTTAATTTTTTTGGGAGCGATTTTAGAGTTTGATAATAGTCTCATGCTCTACTCGTGGATAAGCGTATAAAAGCCTGTGATACACAGAAAGCAATATTTTTTTTAGAGGATCTGAATCACAATAATCTGATAAAAAATCATAAAATTCCCCAAATGCTTCATCAAGTTCACACCCTAAAACTTTTTTAACAAAACTTTCTTTTCCAAAAAGAACAAAGTAATTAAGCTTTGTGCAGATGATAGCCCAGTCAGGTTCTCCAGCGTACATCGTAAACCAAAAGGGAGCGCATTTAAAATCAAATTCTTCTATTGCTTCAGTTGTTGCTGGAACTACAAAGGCAGGAGGAAACGCTTTGAGTTTTTCAAAGGCAATTGCTATCATTTCCTCATATCCATGCTCCAAAATAGCTTGTAAAAGTTTTTTTATATCATCATCCGAAAAGTGGTCGCCACTTTCAACAGGTACAGCTACCCAGTTAGCTTTCTTTTTAAGCATGACTTCATTCTGGTCGCCGCAACCCGTTATTACTTTGTTGAGTTTGCTACGAAGTTTATTCACTTCTTCATCATTTAAAACAGGTTGTAAGAATGCCCATTCTCGATCGTTCATAATTCACCTCTTGGTGATGGTATTGACAAACTGTATTTTGGATTAAATCTAGTAACTTGAGTATGTATACTTGTTGACAAACCTTATTCTGTCTCATTGGATGACAAATTGTTGTAATAAAGGCTGTAGATAAAAACTGTTTATACAGCACCTGAACTTATAAGGTTAACAATGTAAAACGATTTAACCGAACATGATATGACAAGCAAGCAAACAAGCTGGTTTAATTAAAAACTGACTTGTCATTTAGAGAAAATCTAGTCAAGCGATCGCAAAAAGCAAAGAGTTACAAAAAAGAAGATGGATCTACAACAAACCACGCAATTATTGGTAAATGGGGTTGCAGTAGGCAGTATTATTGCCTTAGCAGCAATAGGGCTAACCCTTACTTATGGAATCTTGCGATTAGCCAACTTTGCTCATGGTGACTTCATGACGCTGGGAGCATATCTGACTTGGCTGGCAAATATCAGTGGAGTGAATATTTGGTTGTCTCTGATTGTCGGGGCAGTAGGCACGGTGCTGGGAATGCTATTGTCGGAAAAGCTAGTGTGGTCACCGATGCGCGATCGCCGTACCACTTCCACCACATTGATGATTATTTCGATCGGACTAGCCTTATTTATTCGTAACGGCATTATCTTCATCTGGGGCGGTAGCAACCAACGTTACGATCTACCCGTTGCTTCCGCGATCGATCTTTTTGGCATCAAAGTACCTTTTTACCAACCAATAGTTGTCTTTTTAGCAATTGCGGCAATTGTAGGATTGCACTTATTG from Leptolyngbyaceae cyanobacterium includes the following:
- a CDS encoding cupredoxin domain-containing protein — protein: MQIKPKIWSSIIGLALVLGINPNLTAMEMPVSQTNRFRKVEQPLPLKVFVTLGGLGLISLELWWFIFSKKATKSAETREGNQEITIQVNGGYEPSQVLVQAGQPVKLKFFRQDSSSCLEKVLLPDFHIAANLPLNQETIVEFTPQTPGEYQFTCGMNMFRGIVKAQ
- a CDS encoding filamentous hemagglutinin N-terminal domain-containing protein; the encoded protein is MNRYLFRLWTVLGSWWIWLLMQSPTAAQIVPDTTLPTNSIVIPQGNTNLIEGGTTAGGNLFHSFQEFSIPTGSSAYFNNSLGIQNIFSRVTGNSISHIDGLIRANGSANLFLLNPNGIIFGPNSRLNIGGSFLSSTADSLQFSDGSFFSATQPNTPSLLNINVPIGLQWNRPNNGTIQVNGNQHSLTLEKDLISLPTSNSENLGLQLQPGKTFALVGGNVIFKGGIVSGENGRIEIGSVRQGTVLFHPTANGWSLDYSQVNNLGNIDFVNQSLAYVSGDREIGIQLVGRNLRMTDGSLASIESVGNLSQGEIRIRTSENVELVGTDNSGNISSGIFSQIKSNGIGADIIISTQRLLMSDGGGIYTNSRSDRPETRGGNIIIEASDFVEAIATSPINAFTFSGILSNGYHKATPGNITISTNHLRIINGGLVVSTNSGEATDGGNVIINAKESVEAIGVNSRTNRPIPTRSFLGSVTMAGGNGGNMTINASRVIIQAGGAIRTSTEGSGKAGNLIVNTSELVEVSGLVPNYNVITGNTTINSRLSSGAEANNPYQILRGLPSPTGDAGMMTIITPELIVSNGALVSVASQGSGNAGNMQLIADRILVDRNGTIAGSSAAANGGNIDMQVATSLQLRDRSLISTTASGNGGNLTINAGTIVALENSDISANSQTSRGGTIAIFTNGIFGTQFRNTATYESDITASGGTPDLSGTVEIQTFQNTVKNTPVNLSDGIVVSDTVVTDICSTQSRNGNRFTFVGSGGLPSIPYDALFGRYNLIGVQSLNSAIEVRSPSPIKPESDILEATSWRQTPDGKVILTAHNSPVTPSTMTPSNCQVLPSQEGETKNGISE
- the purN gene encoding phosphoribosylglycinamide formyltransferase, encoding MTANSLSVDSTPCLISPPVSPSDSMTGVPVKLGIMASGNGSNFEAIAQAIANQELNAKIQVVIYNNPDAKVVERAKRWGVPAILLNHREYQKREYLDAKIVETFQQFDVELVIMAGWMRIITPVLIDAFPNRLINIHPSLLPSFKGIRGVEQALEAGVKITGCTVHLVVPEVDSGPILMQAAVPILPDDTPETLHDRIQVQEHKILPKAIAIAAAQFNI
- the purT gene encoding formate-dependent phosphoribosylglycinamide formyltransferase — translated: MSELDKKSQLWGTPLQSGVKRILLLGSGELGKEVTIEAMRLGLEVVAVDSYGNAPAMQVAHRARIVDMLDGDKLRYLVEMEKPDFIVPEVEAIATETLIELEQEGWRVIPTARATYLTMNREGIRRLAAEELGLKTSAYRFADTEAEYRDAVKELGFPCVVKPVMSSSGKGQSTIRNEDDIAPAWEYSQTGGRTHHQRVIVEGFIEFDTEITLLTVRSIDGISFCPPIGHIQVSGDYRESWQPCALNSDTLNQCQEIAQKITEALGGWGIFGVELFIAGDPNGKQTVYFSEVSPRPHDTGMVTMIGQNMSEFELHVRAITGLPIGEIELIKPSASAVILAEEAGENPHFTGIEEALRVPTSKLRFFGKPTTRKNRRMGVALAMGDSVEQARERAKECAGKVKVFSSPVE
- a CDS encoding sugar ABC transporter permease produces the protein MLKPKIYHKSWLDNDAIAAGIFLAPALILLGLFVIWPIAYLFYLSFTTGNFTQADTRLVGLRNYWRLLYTPDFWQVLGNTIYFTLATVIPSLIIPLGLAVLLNRNLQWRGLLRTAYFIPSITSLVAVGLGFRWLFQTEGPVNALLNAIGIPSIAWLSSTIWAMPVLILLSIWKQIGFNMVVFLAGLQAIPQQRYEAAELDGANSWQQFWHITLPGLRPTLVFAAVTTAIFTLRSFEQVYVITGGGPLNSTNLLVYYIYYQAFSQFDFGYAAAAATILLVVALCLVYLQLRTWREEN
- a CDS encoding heavy-metal-associated domain-containing protein: MKLQLNVPSMACSACGDTITKAIKKIDPNAEVQTDPKSKLVSVETIQPETAVRDAIASAGYPVA
- a CDS encoding heavy metal translocating P-type ATPase, with the translated sequence MKRDYLKLQGMSCAACASNIEQAIKSVPGVDNCSVNFGMEQATVEYHPQRTNLEQIQQAVADAGYTAKPLQEMGTGEDDAERSIRFKEQQSLQRKVIFGAVISIILVVGSIPAMTGLHIPFIPGWLHNSWVQLILTTPVMFWCGKSFFVGAWKALKRQAADMNTLIALGTGAAYLYSLIATILPELFVQPEEPALQPHVYYETAAVVITLILLGRLLENRARGQTSEAIRKLMGLQAKTARVIRNKQEIDIPIQEVVVGDVIVVRPGEKIPVDGEVIEGSSAVDEAMVTGESLPVTKQAGDEVIGATINKTGSFKFRASRVGKDTVLAQIVNLVQQAQGSKAPIQRLADRVTGWFVPVVIAIAIATFVIWFDIMGNLTLALITTVGVLIIACPCALGLATPTSVMVGTGKGAENGILIKGADSLELAHKIQTIVLDKTGTLTEGKPTVTDYITVLGTSHSNEIKLLRLAAAVERYSEHPLGEAIVNYAKNQQVSFPLPEVDKFSAIAGSGVQGLVSEKLVQIGTHRWMEQLNIDLENIDVPLRDYQRQWEADGKTVVWIAVDGEVQGLVGIADTLKASSASAVKALQKLGINVIMLTGDNQKTAEAIANQVGIQRVFAEIKPDGKAAVIKSLQMEHRKSVVAMVGDGINDAPALAQADVGIAIGTGTDVAIAASDITLISGDLQSIVTAIQLSRATMQNIRQNLFFAFIYNVAGIPIAAGILFPIFGWLLNPIIAGAAMAFSSVSVVTNALRLRNFHPKISSF